The Aspergillus fumigatus Af293 chromosome 5, whole genome shotgun sequence nucleotide sequence GGCGTCTTACCAGCCCGACGGCTGAGCAGGACCAGGCCTGCCGGAGGATCCTGTCGCTGGGCGACGAGATGACCGACGAGAACCACCAGATGACCCCGCCCGCCATCCCGGAGGACCCCGAGGTGACTTGtatcgaggagatcaatCCCGCCTGCGAAGACGGGAGAAGGACCACACGGCCAAAATAGCACAGACACTAAGAGTTCCACTGCACATACACCAGAAAAACGAGATAGTCAACACAGATGGATGAGCTGACTGACAAGATCGAGTAGCTGGCTTTCAAAGGATCGGAGTAGGTCCCAGTAGCAATTGTATATATTGATACCAGGCGTTGGCCGTCTGCAATGAGGGTTTGTGAATCTCCTCATAGTTAGTTCTTCCTGTTTGGATACACTGTTATCTTCTGGTCTCACATAaccatatatatatatatatatatatatgcgGCTATACCTGATCCTACTCTCCTTGTTTTTTATAGCCATACCCCTGCATCCAgaaagaatggaagatcCGCCCAGACCAGATGGCTCCTTACAGCAATGAAACAACCATCTCCCAGAGCAGCCCGTAGCATCGTATGCTTATTGCAGGCATCCACTTGCTACGGATTTGGCCCAAATTTCACTTAACACCACCCGGCGATGGCCAACAGTCCGGGTTTTTAGTGCAAACATTGAAACTGGGACACAGTACGGTACAGCGCATCATCTTCTATTGAGCCTAACTATACCAAGGACACAGACAGAAATACCGCACCCAAAGACTGCCAGAACCATATACTGAGAGTCCCTCAGAGCTGGTAGCTTACGAACCTCGTTCGACGTTCTGAGCTGAGGCTCGATGGTACCTCATTCGTGTACAGATAGGCACGGCATAACGGAGAGTCGTTATTAGCCCTGTCGTGAAGTCGAGTAATATCAGAACGTGGTGAGTAGGTAGTGTGTGTGACCAGCTATACACAATCATTGACTTAGAAGGACTGCGCCGTGGCGAAGATTATTATACGAAGGAACTAGACTCAGGTCTTTCTATCAAGTCGCCAAACAGAAAGTGGTTCTGAATGTGATTCTCATTCTATCTCGTTTGTCTCGACCGCTTTAAGCATCTTGACCTATCTTACAAGTTATTGACTGCGAAGCCTCATATTCATCATTCGGCACCCAGCCTATGATGTCCACAACTAGAGCATTCCGCATATGATCTATTGCATCGTCCGCTTTTTCTGCTGTGCATCTAAAAGAGAGTATCACAGTATATTCTGTCGGATGTATTGCATGTAATTCTACGATGAGGAGCATGAGCATTGGGGCTTTCTCATGAGAAGGGTCGTATATAACATGGCTTATATCAGTTTAGCACTCCCATGCAGCTAGGAACCTGCGTCAAATTCCAATCTTAAACAAATAACCTCAAGCACTCAATGAACAAACCACTGACGACTTTCCGGAGCTTTACAATATGCCCTAGGTTGATCCCTCTCTCTGCTGTTTCCCCAGGTACATTCGCAATGAATCTGGGCTTTGACATCAGGGCGAAGCCGTGCGAGAGGTCAGACTATACACAGCCCTCAGCAGAGAAGCAAAATAAAACCGAGGAAGATCGTCATCCCATTCACACAAGATGTCAATCTCATTGGGTTTCTAATCACCGAGTGGGCCCTAATTCTCAGTGCAGCTCCAAGCAGTCtgttgatgcctcaggcggCATTCTTCTACCTCGGCAAGGGATTTCCGGCCTGACTCCATGACAGCAGCACAACCACTCGGCAGCCAAAGGCTCATAGCCTCTGGTACGGAATCTAGATGATATCGAGTCTCGAACATGTCTGGCCGTCGCAATCGTTCTGCAGTTGCATGCCAAGCATGCCGTCGTCGCAAAGTCCGGTGCACCGTTACTGTCACCGGCATTCCGTGCATCAATTGTTCCCAGGATGGGCTGGAGTGCACAGTGGTGCAACGACGAGGGACGTATGTACATCCTTAGGGCACTAAGTGAAATAATATCATGCAAAAAGGGCTATTTCCTGACTGTCACAGCCAGCAGACAAGGAATCAACCATTGCGCGAGATTCGCGCGTTTCCTCATCCGAGATCCAGCCCGAGGCGGAACGACAGGACATCCCAAGTCGGTTCCGGTGAGACGGTCGGTGGCCGTACGGTTTCGAATCTCGCCAGGGACATGTCGCAGTCCGGACGGGCTGTCTCAGAGCCAACGGCTGCGACAGGAACTACGACCCCGTATTCCGAGCAAAGCCGGatcgaagacgaagagcGCAGTGCGGCGGACTTTGCCACGGCTTCGCTGGCGCCCCGGGATGCCGAAGCAAATGATATGCCTATATACACTGGTCTGCTTGCTTGCATGACCCAATGTATTCGGAGACAGCTAACTGTAGTAGGCGAATCTTTGGGATTCTCTGCGGTTTTGGATGTTTTAGCCACACATGCGGTCCCCAGACATGTCTTCCGGCCATCGTCGCATCCTAGTCTGACCGCTCAAGATGTCGAGTATCTCAAGTTCAAAGGATGCTTGACATTGCCATCCAGTGATATATGTCGCGAGCTTCTTCGTGCTTATTTCCACCACGTGCATCCTATTCTACCGGTGGTGGATGCTGCGCAGGTGTTGAAGtttgagcagcagcatgaCCGACCAGCCGAATGGAATTTGCTGCTTTTGTGGAGCATCTTTTTTGTGGCAGTCAATGTCAGTATCTCCCCACGGGAACCACATCATCTCGCTCACTGATCAGTTTATTCCTGCCGAGACTTGCACAGTCGCCGGATACTCTTCCCGgaaagagatgaaggaggccATGTACTCCCGTGCAAAGGTACTCTCTATCAATCTCTTCAGGTTCCTATACTTATGACCTTGACAGTGTATGTATAATAATGGGGGCGATGATAAAATCACGCAGATGCAATCTGCCCTGCTACTCGGATTCTGGCACTCGGAGATGAACAACCACGCCCAGCCCTGGTACTGGACGGGCATTGCAATCAACCTCGGCCAGATCATGGGTCTCCATCGCGATCCTGACGCAGTCAAGTTTAATCCATCCATTACAGGCCGTCGGCGAGCTTTATGGCGGCGCCTATGGTGGTCATGTTTCTTTCGAGACCGCTGGCTCGGCCTCGCCCTCGGGCGTCCGCTGAGGATCAACCTGCTCGATTGTGATCTTCCGATGCCCTCAACCGCGGATGTGATGAGTGACTTATCCGAGGTGTCGCCGTCGGTGGCAAGTCTGTTCATCCCGGAGGACCTGGCGCAGTTAAGTGAGTATTGGATTCTCCTGCTGCGCTTGTCCAAGATCCTGGGGGATGTTCTGACCCTGAGCTACCAGCCAAAAAGGCCGAACCCTACTATTGAGCAAGTTGAAGCAATAGAGTCGGAGCTTCTAACTCTCGAGATTCCGCACGAGTGTGCCTCTGACCAGACCGAGTGCGCACGGTTTGCCGTCTACCACTTGCAGTTACATTATCAGTATGTCGACCTCTTCATACTCATTACCGCAGACTAACAACGCGAAGAGCATTCCTGATTACGTTCTATCGCCCTTTCACAAACCGACTGCCGGAAGGCGTGCCTTCAATCAATCAGACAATATATCAGTCGGCGGTACGCGCCAAAGTCGACGCTGCTGCACTGCAGACAAACACCATCCTCGACGCTTTGGCCCGCGAGAAACTTCTCAACTTTGCTGGCCCAATGACGTGAGTTCCCTCGCTACCGTGCAATGCTGTTTCTAATCGGATGCAGTCCACCTCTCCTCGTCCCCGCCATGCACATCCACCTACTCAACTGCAAATCGGACGATCCTCTCACGCGGCAGCTCAGTCTCAACAAGCTTGACTTTTGCATGTTGATCCTCAAGGTCATGCAAGATGTACACACGGCCGCGTCGTACTACCGGGGCATATTCTCCGAGGCGATCCGGCATCTGTCGTCCACGACGAGCAAGCCAACCGGGCAGGGGCCGGTTGTGGTCGAGACGCCGGCGTCTCTCCCCGGCGAACCGACAATGGAGACGCTGCTGAGCGGCGATTTCCTCGACGGACTGATGGACGAGGCCTCGTTTTTCAACTTCTGGGAACCGCTCAGTAATATGTGATCTGTCGATTCAAGTACAAAGTctatagtctatatacaGTTCTCAGACAGCCCGCATATGCGTTCAAATGGCCGGGATAGCTACGCATCCGACTTGTACGGCCACTTAACCCTCCTCTCCGCCCGCACATACAGATTATTCGGCCGGATCAACTGGAACATCGGATCATACTCAATGGGGCCATCCCCCTCCCGCGTAAACTTATACCGATAGATCAGCTTGGGCAGGAAGAccttgatctcctgcagcGCGAAATTGAACCCGATGCACATGCGCGGCCCCGTCCCAAACGGGATATACGCCGCCTTGTGCCGCTGCTTCACCTCGTCCGTGTCCCATCGGTCGGGGTTGAAGCGCGCGGGGTTATCCCAGATGGCCGGGTTGTTGTGGATGTGATGCAGGGCGGGGATGACGACTGCGTCTTGGGGGATTTTGTATCCGCCTGGCAGGATCAGGTCGAGCTTTGCGGTGCGGCCGGGCTGGAAGGAGGGGTTGTGCCGGCGCTGCGTTTCCTTGATGTATTTGTCCAGGAAGGTCAGTTGATCGGTAAAGTCGGCGGTGATTTCCGTGGTATCGTCGAAGCCGTGGTCGACCAGTTCCTGCAGCAGACGGTCCTGCATGCCGGGGTAGGTGACCAGGCCGTAGATAAGCCAGGAGAGGAGCGAGCTGGTGGTCGTGAAGCCGGCGCCGGTGGCTACGACGAGGGCCCAGACGAGGCTGGACTTGGGCAGTTTCTCGCCTTTGTTGTCGGTGGCGCGGAGAGCATAGTCTGTTTGCTGTTTAACGGGGGTACTCCCCTTTTGAGGCGCAGGGCTGGGGTTTTGGTTCGTCTACTCACCAACCATGTTCGCCGCTCGCAGTGCAGCATCCTGCAAGGGCAGATCCTCGACGCCTCCCCGCTGCGCCTTCTGCACCGACTCCTCGACCAGCTGCTCGATGCGCGCCTTCGTGTCCCTCAGACGCTTGGGATCCCCAAACGGCAGGCTAGCGTACCAGTCCCCCTTGGACGTGACCTTCTTATTCAGCGACAGGACCTCGGCGATCAAGTGCACCATCTCGTGGATCGGCGCATCCGCCGAAGAAAAGTGCTCAAAGTCCAGGCCTAATGTCAACTTACCCACCGCCTGCGACCCCAGCTTCAGCATGTACTGGTACACGTTCCAGGCCTCGCCCTGCGCATCGAGCTGGTCGAAGATGGTGCAGGCATCCTCAACGGTCTTCTGCATGGTGGGCGCGTAGTGCCGGACGGCCTTGGGCCCTAATGCCGGCGGGAGGAACTTGTGCGCAACCCGCCATTCGGGGGTGTCAGTGTCGCCGAGGAACACGCCAGCGGCGGGTGTC carries:
- a CDS encoding Zn(II)2Cys6 transcription factor; translated protein: MSGRRNRSAVACQACRRRKVRCTVTVTGIPCINCSQDGLECTVVQRRGTQQTRNQPLREIRAFPHPRSSPRRNDRTSQVGSGETVGGRTVSNLARDMSQSGRAVSEPTAATGTTTPYSEQSRIEDEERSAADFATASLAPRDAEANDMPIYTGESLGFSAVLDVLATHAVPRHVFRPSSHPSLTAQDVEYLKFKGCLTLPSSDICRELLRAYFHHVHPILPVVDAAQVLKFEQQHDRPAEWNLLLLWSIFFVAVNFIPAETCTVAGYSSRKEMKEAMYSRAKCMYNNGGDDKITQMQSALLLGFWHSEMNNHAQPWYWTGIAINLGQIMGLHRDPDAVKFNPSITGRRRALWRRLWWSCFFRDRWLGLALGRPLRINLLDCDLPMPSTADVMSDLSEVSPSVASLFIPEDLAQLSEYWILLLRLSKILGDVLTLSYQPKRPNPTIEQVEAIESELLTLEIPHECASDQTECARFAVYHLQLHYQAFLITFYRPFTNRLPEGVPSINQTIYQSAVRAKVDAAALQTNTILDALAREKLLNFAGPMTPPLLVPAMHIHLLNCKSDDPLTRQLSLNKLDFCMLILKVMQDVHTAASYYRGIFSEAIRHLSSTTSKPTGQGPVVVETPASLPGEPTMETLLSGDFLDGLMDEASFFNFWEPLSNM
- a CDS encoding cytochrome P450 — its product is MASQQFYLLGESISSARTISLDGINDLEGLRNLIASHFAIVEPSGIEFSRQDVSLTDLHEITSATTPVAITIDGHAVRNAPSPKGLPFFGNFFQIFPDHLGNHQRLFEQYGPLIKTNTLGRTVYQTNDPILSAIVFNESDFFTKKINEAHPLYSLKTPAAGVFLGDTDTPEWRVAHKFLPPALGPKAVRHYAPTMQKTVEDACTIFDQLDAQGEAWNVYQYMLKLGSQAVGKLTLGLDFEHFSSADAPIHEMVHLIAEVLSLNKKVTSKGDWYASLPFGDPKRLRDTKARIEQLVEESVQKAQRGGVEDLPLQDAALRAANMVDYALRATDNKGEKLPKSSLVWALVVATGAGFTTTSSLLSWLIYGLVTYPGMQDRLLQELVDHGFDDTTEITADFTDQLTFLDKYIKETQRRHNPSFQPGRTAKLDLILPGGYKIPQDAVVIPALHHIHNNPAIWDNPARFNPDRWDTDEVKQRHKAAYIPFGTGPRMCIGFNFALQEIKVFLPKLIYRYKFTREGDGPIEYDPMFQLIRPNNLYVRAERRVKWPYKSDA